CGATGCCTACGACCGTGCCCGCGCCGGAAAGGTCGAGGTCCACGACCTCGATCGCGCAGACGAGGAAGCCTGAGTGCGTCTGGTCTGGGACGAGTCGGCGTGGGAGGACTACGAGCACTGGCAGACCGCCGACCGGAAGATCCTGAAGCGCATCAACTCGCTGATCGACGCCTGCCTGCGCGAACCGTTCTCCGGGATCGGCAAGCCCGAGCAGCTGAAGTACGGAGCGCAGGGTGCCTGGTCGCGGCGCATCACCGATGAGCACCGGCTGGTCTGCCTCGTGGACGACGAGGACCTCGTGATCCTGCAGGCCCGCTATCACTACTGAGTCAAATGGCCCTACGCGCGGGCACGTGGTGCGCGGGCACGTGGTGGAGGTCCGTTTCACCGTGCAGTGCACGGATGCTGTCCTTCCTCCGCGGAAGCCGGCTGGCCGACGCCACATGAGGTATTGCCAGGTGGCTCAGGCCGTCGGGCCTCATCAGTTCAGATCGGCGGCGGAACGGCCGTGCTGGGGTGAGCAGCCGTGCCTATCGGCACCGTCGCCGGTATCCTGGCGGCATGCCTGAGATCGCCGTGACGCCAGAGACGCTCGCCCTCCGCGAGCTCCTTGACGCGCATCGCGATGAGTTCCTGGCGATCCTGGACCGGTACGGCGCCACCAGCCCGAAGCTGTTCGGCTCCGTTGCCCGGGGCACCGCCCACCCGGGATCAGACATCGACATCCTGGTCGAGATGGACCCTGCGGAGGGGAATCTGCTCATGCGGGCCTCCGGGCTGATGGAAGAGACCCGAGCGCTCTTCGGCCGCGACAACATCGACGTGTTCTCCGTCCAGCTGCTCAAGCGGCCGATCTCGGACTCGGCACTGATCGACGCGGTCGCACTGTGAGCCGAGGCCCTGCGCAGCGCATCGCCGATGTCCTCGAGGCCATCGAACGCTGCCGGCGATATGTCGCCGCTCTTGACGGTGATGCGGACATGGCAGAGATGGCAGAGGACGCGATCGAGCGCAATCTGCAGATCATCGGCGAAGCCGTGAACCATCTCCCCGCCGAGATCACGGATGCGCATCCGGACGTCCCCTGGCCGCAGATCCGAGGCTTCCGCAACATCCTCGTCCACCAGTACTTCTATCGCGCCCCGATCCCAGCCCGAATCACAGTCATGCGCCGCCCCGGTCGCCTCGTCGAGAGGCGGTCGAGGCGGTGTCGTATCGGAGGAGCTGTACAGCATCGGGCGCGAGTCGAGGCAGCGGCGCTATCATGCTTGATAGCAGAGGAGGTGATCGCTGATGTCATCCATCATCGTTCGCGGGCTCGACGAAGCAGTGAAGAAGCGGCTCGCCGCGCAGGCGAAGGAGCACGGCCGTTCCATGGAGGCCGAGGTCCGCGAGATCCTGACCCAGGCCTCGCGACGGCCGCACATCGGAATGGCGCTGCTGTCCGCGGCGCAGGATGCCGGCGGAGTCGAGGACCTGCCGATCGCGAGGCGCGACGACGTCGCACGGTCCGTGGAGTTCGAGTGATCGTCCTCGACACGAACGTCATCTCGGAGATCTTCCGGCCGTCGCCGGAGGTGCGCGTGGTCGATTGGCTCGCGTCGTTGACGGGTGATGTCGCGATCACGTCCGTCACGCTCGCGGAGCTGCTGGCTGGTGTGCGGCGACTCCCGGACGGTCGGCGCAAGGATGAGTTGACCAGGCGCATCGAGGTGGCGCTCGAGCCGTATCGGGGGAGTCGCTCGGTGCTTCCGTTCGATGGCTCGGCGGCCGAACGTTATACCGACGTCCTCGTTGCTCGGGAGAGTGCGGGAGCACCGATCAGCACGGCCGACGCGCAGATCGCCGCGATCTGCCTGACGCACGGAGCGACCTGCGCGACGCGCAACGTCAAGGATTTCGCGCATACCGGCATCGAGCTGGTCGACCCGTGGAGCGCCACCGGGTGACGCATCCGTCGATCGACGTCGTTGCCGACGAAGAGTTCGTTGACACGGACCTCGCCGAGCTCCGGGCGCTCTTCGACGGCGAGCAACGCGATGACTTCGACGCTCTTGGGTGGGGAGGCTTTCGGTTGCTTCCCGCGCCGGTCGGTCCTATTCGCAGGTATCGCAGATGCCGGTAGCGGGAAGCGCCATGAAGCAGGTTGGACAGGTTGCGATCGCACGTCGAGACGTCGCTTCGCTCGTTCGCCGTCGGTCGGTCCGGATCCGCAGGCTGTACACGGGCGGCTTGGTCGGCCGGTCGGACATCGTCCGCAGTTCATGGCCCGCCGACGCCGGATCTACGAGGACGGCGGAGAACTCGCCCGTCACCTCGTTCAGGTCGATCAGCTTCATCATGAAGTGTTCCTCGGGATACCGGC
The window above is part of the Brachybacterium vulturis genome. Proteins encoded here:
- a CDS encoding type II toxin-antitoxin system VapC family toxin — translated: MIVLDTNVISEIFRPSPEVRVVDWLASLTGDVAITSVTLAELLAGVRRLPDGRRKDELTRRIEVALEPYRGSRSVLPFDGSAAERYTDVLVARESAGAPISTADAQIAAICLTHGATCATRNVKDFAHTGIELVDPWSATG
- a CDS encoding FitA-like ribbon-helix-helix domain-containing protein — protein: MSSIIVRGLDEAVKKRLAAQAKEHGRSMEAEVREILTQASRRPHIGMALLSAAQDAGGVEDLPIARRDDVARSVEFE
- a CDS encoding Txe/YoeB family addiction module toxin; this encodes MRLVWDESAWEDYEHWQTADRKILKRINSLIDACLREPFSGIGKPEQLKYGAQGAWSRRITDEHRLVCLVDDEDLVILQARYHY
- a CDS encoding nucleotidyltransferase family protein, producing the protein MPEIAVTPETLALRELLDAHRDEFLAILDRYGATSPKLFGSVARGTAHPGSDIDILVEMDPAEGNLLMRASGLMEETRALFGRDNIDVFSVQLLKRPISDSALIDAVAL